Proteins encoded by one window of Aptenodytes patagonicus chromosome 9, bAptPat1.pri.cur, whole genome shotgun sequence:
- the PHKA1 gene encoding phosphorylase b kinase regulatory subunit alpha, skeletal muscle isoform isoform X3: MRSRSNSGVRLDSYGRLVQQTILRHQDAVTGLLPASADHRDAWVRDNVYSILAVWGLGLAYRKNADRDEDKAKAYELEQSVVKLMRGLLQCMMRQVDKVEAFKYSQSTRDCLHAKYNTHTCATVVGDQEWGHLQMDATSLYLLMLAQMTASGLHIIHSLDEVNFIQNLVFYIETAYKTADFGIWERGDKTNQGITELNASSVGMAKAALEALDELDLFGARGGPQSVIRVLSDEVQHCQSILHSMLPRASTSKEVDASVLSVISYPAFAVEDSELVEITKQEIITKLQGRYGCCRFLRDGYRTPKEDPNRLYYEPAELKLFENIECEWPLFWAYLIIDGIFSGNMEQVQEYREALEGVLIKGKNGVRLVPELYSVPLDKVDEEYRNPRTVDRIPLGKLPLMWGQSLYILGCLMAEGFLAPGEIDPLNRRFATVPKPDVVVQVCILAETEGIKAVLRKEDINVETVADVYPIRVQPASILSHIYTRLGRNKQMCLTGRPYRHMGVLGTSKLYNIRKNIFTFTPQFIDQQQFYLALDNTMIVEMLRTDLSYLCSRWRMTGRPTITFPISHTMLDETGSSVHPTVLATLRKLQDGYFGGARIQTGKLSEFLTTSCRTHLSFMDPGPEADTYDEVAQYLDHLLQRTVPQSNLPPTAQRGGLSRFRAAVHTTRDLMSLASKAKDLHVQNVGMYVPSKIFQASQQSVKLLSSPHQHNVDGKSHTLYAEMSLPRDEDGNMDCKALVDQLRICPTLQEQADILYMLHILKGPKWHTGLDSEPGPTVEELLTELYMRVGNTRQWALIRYISGILKKKVEALDEACTDLLSHQKHLTVGLPPEPREKTISTPIPYEELVRLIDEASEKNLSVSILTQEIMVYLAMYIRTQPALFAEMFRIRIGLIIQVMATELAHSLHCSAGEATENLMNLSPSDMKSLLYHILSGKEFGVERSVQSVNSSLTTTISICEVGAVGATKPERAGIVRLKSEIKQRLDKHRQSLTGSKPLSLQSGDADLKSSLSAGHSELLGKGSFSSMLEDHGSKDSRQGQWQRRRRLDGALNRVPMGFYQKVWKVLQKCHGLSVEGFVLPSSTTREMTPGEMKFAVHVESVLNRVPQPEYRQLLVETILVLTMLVDMEVHTIGSIIAVEKILQMANDLFYEEQKALGADDHMLEKDPTTGICSLLYDSAPSGRFGTMTYLSKSVAMYMYDFLPTDGCSMQ, from the exons ATGCGCAGCCGGAGCAACTCGGGTGTGCGACTGGACAGCTACGGGCGCCTGGTGCAGCAGACCATCCTTCGGCACCAG GACGCGGTGACGGGCCTGCTCCCCGCCAGCGCCGACCACCGGGATGCCTGGGTCCGGGACAACGTCTACAGCATCCTGGCCGTCTGGGGGCTGGGCCTGGCCTACCGCAAGAACGCCGACCGCGACGAGGACAAGGCCAAGGCCTACGAGCTGGAGCAG AGTGTGGTGAAGCTGATGCGGGGGCTGCTCCAGTGCATGATGAGACAG GTGGACAAGGTGGAGGCATTCAAGTACAGCCAGAGCACCAGGGACTGCCTGCATGCCAAGTACAACACCCACACCTGTGCCACCGTGGTGGGGGACCAGGAGTGGGGTCACCTACAGATGGATGCCACCTCCCTCTACCTGCTCATGCTGGCGCAAATGACGGCCTCAG GCCTCCACATAATTCACAGCCTGGATGAAGTCAACTTTATCCAGAACCTTGTGTTCTACATTGAAACAGCGTACAAAACCGCG GACTTCGGGATATGGGAGCGTGGGGACAAGACGAACCAGGGCATCACTGAGTTGAATGCTAGCTCCGTCGGCATGGCCAAG GCTGCTCTGGAGGCACTGGATGAGCTGGATCTCTTTGGAGCAAGGGGAGGCCCACAGTCGGTGATACGGGTGCTGTCAGATGAggtgcagcactgccag TCCATCCTCCACTCGATGCTGCCCAGGGCATCCACATCCAAGGAGGTGGATGCCAGCGTGCTCTCTGTCATCTCCTACCCAGCATTCGCTGTGGAGGACAGCGAGCTGGTGGAAATCACCAAGCAAGAGATCATCACGAAGCTGCAG GGGCGCTATGGCTGCTGCCGCTTCCTCCGGGATGGATACAGGACCCCCAAAGAG GACCCCAACCGCCTCTACTACGAACCTGCTGAGCTGAAGCTGTTTGAGAACATCGAGTGCGAGTGGCCTCTCTTCTGGGCGTACTTGATCATTGATGGGATTTTCAGCGGAAACATGGAGCAG gTGCAGGAGTACCGGGAAGCCCTTGAGGGGGTTCTCATCAAGGGGAAGAACGGGGTGCGCCTGGTGCCAGAGCTGTACAGCGTCCCACTGGATAAG GTGGATGAGGAGTACAGGAACCCCCGCACTGTGGACAGGATACCTCTGGGCAAGCTGCCGCTCATGTGGGGGCAGTCCCTCTACATTCTGGGCTGCCTGATGGCTGAG GGGTTTCTAGCTCCTGGTGAAATAGACCCCCTCAACCGCCGGTTTGCGACTGTCCCCAAGCCCGATGTGGTGGTCCAAG TGTGCATCCTGGCAGAGACGGAGGGGATCAAGGCTGTCCTGAGGAAGGAGGACATCAATGTGGAGACTGTGGCAGATGTCTACCCCATCAGAGTGCAGCCTGCTAGCATCCTCAGCCACATCTACACCCGGCTGG GCCGCAACAAGCAGATGTGCCTGACGGGACGGCCCTACCGGCACATGGGCGTCCTTGGGACCTCCAAGCTCTACAACATCAGGAAGAACATCTTTACCTTTACCCCGCAG TTCATAGACCAGCAGCAGTTCTACCTGGCTCTCGACAACACGATGATTGTGGAGATGCTGAGGACGGACCTCTCGTACCTCTGCAGCCGCTGGAGGATGACTGGGCGGCCGACCATCACCTTCCCCATCTCCCACACCATGCTCG ATGAAACTGGCAGCAGCGTGCACCCCACAGTGCTGGCAACACTGCGGAAGCTGCAGGATGGGTATTTCGGTGGCGCAAG GATCCAGACGGGTAAGTTGTCGGAGTTCCTGACAACGTCGTGCCGAACGCACCTCAGCTTTATGGACCCTGGGCCAGAGG CGGACACATACGATGAAGTTGCTCAGTACTTGGACCACCTGCTGCAGCGCACAGTTCCCCAGTCGAacctccctcccactgcccagcGGGGAGGGCTGAGCCGTTTCCGGGCTGCTGTCCACACCACCCGTGACCTCATGTCCCTGGCTTCCAAGGCCAAGGACCTTCATGTCCAGA ATGTTGGGATGTATGTCCCCAGCAAGATCTTCCAGGCATCCCAGCAGTCGGTCAAGCTGCTGAGTTCACCTCACCAGCACAACGTGGATGGCAAG AGCCACACACTCTATGCAGAGATGAGCCTGCCCCGTGATGAGGATGGCAACATGGACTGCAAGGCACTGGTGGACCAGCTGCGCATCTGCCCCACGCTGCAGGAGCAAGCGGACATCCTCTACATGCTTCACATCCTCAA GGGGCCCAAGTGGCACACGGGGCTTGATAGCGAGCCTGGCCCCACTGttgaggagctcctcactgagctgTACATGCGGGTGGGGAACACGCGCCAGTGGGCCCTGATCCGCTACATCTCTGGCATCCTCAAGAAGAAGGTGGAAGCTCTGGATGAG GCCTGCACTGACCTCCTGTCTCACCAGAAGCACTTGACGGTGGGGCTGCCCCCAGAGCCACGCGAGAAGACAATCTCCAC CCCTATCCCCTATGAGGAGCTCGTTCGCCTCATTGATGAAGCCAGCGAGAAGAACCTCAGTGTGTCCATCCTCACCCag gAGATCATGGTGTACTTGGCCATGTACATACGCACACAGCCCGCACTCTTCGCTGAGATGTTCCGTATCCGCATTGGACTCATCATCCAGGTGATGGCAACGGAGCTGGCACACTCCCTGCACTGCTCAG CTGGAGAAGCCACCGAGAACCTGATGAATCTCAGCCCGTCAGACATGAAGAGCCTCCTCTACCACATCCTCTCCGGCAAGGAGTTTGGGGTGGAAAGGAGCG TGCAATCAGTCAACTCGTCACTTACCACCACTATCTCCATCTGTGAGGTGGGGGCTGTCGGGGCCACCAAGCCTGAGCGTGCCGGCATTGTCAGGCTGAAAAGTGAGATCAAACAG CGACTGGATAAACATAGGCAGTCTCTGACTGGGAGTAAG ccCCTCAGTTTGCAGTCTGGGGACGCCGACCTGAAGTCCTCTCTG TCTGCTGGGCACTCAGAGCTGCTGGGCAAGGGCTCATTTTCAAGCATGCTGGAAGACCACGGCAGTAAGGACAGCCGCCAGGGCCAGTGGCAGCGGAGACGGCGGCTGGATGGGGCCCTCAACCGTGTCCCTATGGGCTTCTACCAGAAGGTCTGGAAGGTCCTGCAGAAG TGCCATGGCCTCTCCGTGGAAGGCTTTGTTCTCCCCTCTTCAACAACCAGAGAG ATGACCCCAGGGGAAATGAAGTTTGCTGTGCATGTAGAGTCAGTACTCAACCGCGTGCCCCAACCAGAGTACAGGCAGCTGCTGGTGGAGACTATCTTAGTGCTCACCATGCTGGTGGACATGGAGGTGCACACCATCGGCAGCATCATAGCTGTGGAAAAGATCTTGCAAATGGCCAATGACCTTTTCTATGAGGAGCAG AAAGCCCTGGGCGCTGACGACCACATGCTGGAGAAGGATCCCACGACGGGCATCTGCAGCCTGCTGTACGACAGCGCACCAAGCGGTCGGTTTGGCACCATGACCTACCTGTCCAAGTCGGTGGCCATGTACATGTACGACTTCCTGCCCACCGATGGCTGCTCCATGCAGTAG